Proteins encoded within one genomic window of Triticum aestivum cultivar Chinese Spring chromosome 2D, IWGSC CS RefSeq v2.1, whole genome shotgun sequence:
- the LOC123048631 gene encoding uncharacterized protein yields the protein MSKRRKRSNLAGRHPLLQRGREDEWRDWPNLPTALVDDIADRLLSHDVAEYIRLRAACKEWRRCTADPREGRNHLDPRFRPRRWIMLSNRTDGDGRRFLNLSTGASARVDLPELSRHHLEASAEGLLLLRDKASHAARLLNPLTRALTDLPPVTVDLGGAYAVWRTGPFQSAARIIYAGVSDETSPSSVVLLMADLHLGRAIALGGGG from the exons ATGAGCAAGAGGCGAAAGAGGAGCAACCTCGCCGGCCGGCATCCCCTGCTCCAACGCGGCCGTGAAGACGAATG GCGAGATTGGCCCAACCTGCCGACGGCGCTCGTTGACGACATCGCCGACCGGCTGCTCAGCCACGACGTGGCCGAGTACATCCGCCTCCGCGCCGCGTGCAAGGAGTGGAGGAGATGCACCGCCGACCCGCGCGAGGGACGCAACCACCTGGACCCGCGCTTCCGCCCGCGCCGCTGGATCATGCTGTCCAACCGCACCGACGGCGACGGCCGCCGCTTCCTCAACCTCTCCACCGGCGCCAGCGCCCGCGTCGACCTCCCGGAGCTCTCCCGGCACCACCTCGAGGCCAGCGCCGAGGGCCTCCTGCTCCTGCGCGACAAGGCGAGCCACGCCGCGCGCCTCCTCAACCCGCTCACCAGGGCCCTCACCGACCTCCCGCCCGTCACCGTGGACCTTGGCGGCGCGTACGCGGTCTGGAGGACGGGGCCGTTCCAGTCCGCGGCGCGCATCATCTACGCCGGCGTCTCTGACGAGACCTCCCCATCGTCAGTCGTGCTCCTCATGGCTGACCTTCACCTTGGGCGTGCCATAGCCTTGGGCGGTGGTGGATGA
- the LOC123051452 gene encoding probable serine/threonine-protein kinase kinX isoform X1 — protein sequence MVQLTRICGVRAGICPSMVAGGRAVLRRAKMGGDDDDEYVVDEEDEVEDDVEYAAAACSDEDAGEEEADPEPDPEDESDADFDGDAEEEDDDEDFEIDKPRHRPRRPPRPPPRPRGRGRKKAKSDDDDDADSEEEDDEDFEIDAPRPRRPARARGRGRKRRRKQESEEEESDADFEEELEEIETPRPRARRRARKAKPRDDDDDSDADFDEEEEDEDFEIETPRPRRAPTARSRGRTTVQEEESDAEFDGEDEGFEIETPRPRRAPTARSRGRSRKQEQESDEEFDGEEDGLGNEEVEVEAPWPKRPATVRFRRRREEQEIEPDADFNGEEEEVENEELEVETPQPAMDPSWGRSGEQEDESDADFDGQEEELENDKLEIQMPLSANFRSGGRNVKEEDELDADFNVAEEEVEDQEEDEELEIETPESVKYRSGGRNVKEEDELDADFNVAEEEVEDQEEDDELEIETPESVKYRSGGRNVKEEDELDADFNVADEEVEDQEEDEELEIETPESVKYRSDGRNLKQEDEFVDADFNGVEEEVEDQEEDEELETEMLQPRNLPEARGKGRKVKPTGSSRQRHEDDDDYEEEIEDEDEDFDPEVDEDEEDEEEDVEEEDDDLGDYAPTRATKVRPRNHLAKRKPAAGRQHRKRKSGSRVSKGKTRNGTSARRRRSKRRVADDYEDDEEEEDDDDFVVKDDVEEEVNYRPRKKAKVGRKTREGTAEPVAVGEAWPSVESDTSEFEFVTSDEDHAEKETPVAEPARIKRKKGRRKRGSESDSSSDSDYVISEEELKDLGVPRPQETMPQLPSPPARRTIAPRRVDEKGKEPEEALKQICGICLSEEQRATIQGVLNCCSHYFCFACILEWSKVESRCPLCKRRFNTITKSSVADLGLGLRNAPVRVEKRDQVYQPTEDEMRRWLDPYENVVCIECNQGGDDNLMLLCDICDSSAHTFCVGLGREVPEGNWYCGGCRSSVEGPSHAQTQDRVVHRGDSNMNTADSSSGSLGRSTPSGVFQRPPPINVQPSLQGFDLNLSPIETPEEDKRAESHLSAEPVSTPTGRHATLDRRRALNRRIRILLFRPRTATNAWQNSIQHDRSAPGTEQNQRITCTSTDVSPSCSRADFMQSQQSSSHFVQSASNLNQCTDEGGSNFREVANAKDQLIPIVKKSIKHICARSPLDQSSFTNVARRATHTILALSGIAHNKDRVVSTPFPFPSHCCHACDGREPAFLMRTICSSCFNSFVGDVVSHIANMFS from the exons ATGGTTCAACTGACTCGGATTTGTGGCGTGCGTGCAGGGATCTGCCCGTCTATGGTCGCCGGCGGGAGGGCGGTCCTGCGGCGGGCGAAgatgggcggcgacgacgacgacgagtacgttgtggacgaggaggacgaggtAGAGGATGATGTTGAGTACGCGGCCGCTGCGTGCTCCGACGAGGAcgccggggaggaggaggccgacccggAGCCGGACCCCGAGGACGAATCTGACGCCGACTTCGACGGGGacgcggaggaggaggacgacgacgaggatttcGAGATCGACAAGCCGCGGCACCGGCCCAGGCGCCCTCCCAGGCCTCCCCCCAGGCCTCGCGGGCGGGGCAGGAAGAAGGCCAagtcggacgacgacgacgacgcggattccgaggaggaggacgacgaagacTTCGAGATCGACGCGCCGCGGCCCAGGCGCCCGGCCAGGGCTCGCGGCCGGGGCCGGAAGCGGAGGCGGAAGCaggagtcggaggaggaggaatCCGATGCGGATttcgaggaggagttggaggagatcGAGACGCCGCGGCCCAGGGCTCGCCGCCGGGCCAGGAAGGCCAAGccgcgcgacgacgacgacgattcTGATGCGGAtttcgacgaggaggaggaggacgaggatttCGAGATCGAGACGCCGCGGCCGAGGCGCGCGCCCACGGCTCGCTCCCGGGGCAGGACGACGGTGCAGGAAGAGGAGTCTGACGCGGAGTTCGATGGGGAGGACGAGGGCTTCGAGATCGAGACGCCGAGGCCGAGGCGTGCACCCACGGCTCGCTCCCGGGGTAGGTCGAGGAAGCAGGAACAAGAGTCTGACGAGGAGTTCGACGGAGAGGAGGATGGATTGGGCAACGAGGAGGTGGAGGTCGAGGCGCCATGGCCGAAACGCCCAGCCACGGTTCGGTTCCGGCGCAGAAGGGAGGAGCAAGAGATCGAGCCTGATGCAGATTTCAAtggggaggaggaagaagtggagaaTGAGGAGTTGGAGGTCGAGACCCCACAACCAGCCATGGACCCTTCCTGGGGTAGGAGTGGGGAGCAAGAGGATGAGTCTGATGCCGATTTCGACGGGCAGGAGGAGGAACTGGAGAATGACAAGTTGGAGATCCAGATGCCACTGTCAGCCAACTTTCGCTCCGGTGGCAGGAATGTGAAGGAGGAGGATGAGCTTGATGCAGATTTCAATGTAGCTGAGGAGGAAGTTGAGGAtcaggaagaggatgaagagctgGAGATCGAGACGCCAGAGTCAGTCAAGTATCGCTCCGGTGGCAGGAATGTGAAGGAGGAGGATGAGCTTGATGCAGATTTCAATGTGGCTGAGGAGGAAGTTGAGGATCAGGAAGAGGATGACGAGCTGGAGATCGAGACGCCAGAGTCAGTCAAGTATCGCTCTGGTGGTAGGAATGTGAAGGAGGAGGATGAGCTTGATGCAGATTTCAATGTGGCTGATGAGGAAGTTGAGGAtcaggaagaggatgaagagctgGAGATCGAGACGCCAGAGTCAGTCAAGTATCGCTCCGATGGCAGGAATCTGAAGCAGGAGGACGAGTTTGTTGATGCAGATTTCAATGGGGTGGAGGAGGAAGTTGAGGATCAGGAAGAGGATGAGGAGTTGGAGACCGAGATGCTACAGCCGAGGAACCTGCCCGAGGCCCGTGGCAAGGGCAGGAAGGTGAAGCCAACGGGCTCTAGCCGGCAGAGGCACGAGGATGATGATGATTACGAGGAAGAGATCGAGGATGAGGATGAAGACTTTGATCCGGAGGTGGAcgaagatgaggaggatgaggaggaagatgttgaagaagaagatgatgatttggGGGATTATGCCCCAACTCGTGCCACAAAGGTTAGACCTAGGAACCACTTGGCCAAGCGGAAGCCAGCAGCTGGGCGCCAACACCGTAAGAGGAAGAGTGGTTCCAGGGTTTCCAAGGGAAAGACAAGGAATGGCACGTCAGCACGTCGGCGTAGGAGCAAGCGGCGGGTGGCTGACGACTATGAagacgatgaggaggaagaggatgatgatgattttgttgtcAAGGACGACGTGGAGGAAGAGGTCAATTACCGGCCAAGGAAGAAGGCCAAGGTTGGGAGGAAGACAAGGGAAGGCACTGCAGAGCCAGTTGCTGTGGGAGAAGCATGGCCATCAGTCGAATCTGACACATCAGAATTTGAGTTTGTGACATCTGACGAGGATCATGCTGAGAAGGAAACACCAGTAGCTGAGCCTGCGAGGATCAAGAGAAAGAAGGGTAGGAGGAAGAGGGGTTCTGAATCAGACTCGTCTTCAGACTCTGATTATGTCATATCAGAGGAGGAACTTAAGGATTTGGGGGTGCCTAGGCCCCAAGAGACCATGCCACAGCTGCCTTCGCCCCCAGCACGAAGGACCATTGCTCCTAGGAGGGTAGACGAGAAGGGAAAAGAGCCAGAGGAGGCTTTGAAACAGATATGTGGTATCTGCCTCTCAGAGGAGCAGAGAGCTACAATACAGGGTGTGCTTAATTGCTGCTCACACTACTTCTGCTTCGCGTGCATCCTGGAGTGGTCAAAGGTGGAGTCGAGGTGTCCACTGTGTAAACGGCGTTTCAACACAATTACCAAGTCATCAGTGGCAGATCTAGGATTGGGGTTGAGGAATGCTCCCGTTAGGGTAGAAAAGCGCGATCAG GTATACCAGCCCACTGAAGATGAAATGAGGCGTTGGTTAGACCCATACGAAAATGTTGTATGTATAGAGTGCAATCAAGGTGGTGATGACAATCTCATGTTGCTATGTGATATATGTGATTCCTCTGCACATACTTTCTGTGTTGGTCTGGGAAGAGAAGTACCCGAAGGGAACTGGTACTGTGGTGGGTGTAGATCCAGTGTGGAAGGGCCTTCTCATGCACAAACACAGGATAGGGTGGTTCACCGTGGAGATAGTAACATGAACACCGCCGATAGCAGTTCTGGTTCGTTGGGCAGATCTACACCAAGTGGAGTGTTCCAGAGACCACCACCAATAAACGTTCAGCCTTCTTTGCAAGGATTTGATCTGAATCTCTCTCCAATAGAAACCCCTGAGGAAGATAAGCGAGCCGAGTCACATCTCTCAGCTGAACCTGTATCAACTCCTACTGGGAGGCATGCAACTCTTGATAGGAGGCGTGCCTTGAACCGACGCATTCGTATTCTTCTATTTAGACCTAGGACTGCAACTAATGCTTGGCAGAATAGCATTCAGCATGACAGAAGCGCACCAGGAACAGAACAAAATCAACGGATCACCTGCACCTCTACAGATGTGAGCCCATCATGTTCCAGGGCTGATTTTATGCAGAGCCAGCAGAGTAGCTCACATTTTGTACAGTCTGCAAGTAATCTTAATCAATGCACTGATGAGGGTGGAAGCAATTTCCGAGAAGTAGCAAATGCCAAGGACCAGCTgattcctattgtcaagaagagcATCAAGCACATTTGTGCCCGGTCTCCATTGG ATCAATCTTCTTTCACGAATGTAGCACGGCGAGCGACACACACTATCTTAGCGTTGTCTGGGATTGCACACAACAAGGATAGGGTTGTTTCTACACCTTTTCCTTTTCCTAGCCATTGTTGCCACGCCTGTGATGGCCGAGAGCCAGCGTTTCTCATGAGAACCATCTGCTCGTCATGCTTCAACTCATTCGTTGGTGATGTCGTCAGTCACATCGCTAATATGTTTTCTTGA
- the LOC123051452 gene encoding probable serine/threonine-protein kinase kinX isoform X2 — protein MVAGGRAVLRRAKMGGDDDDEYVVDEEDEVEDDVEYAAAACSDEDAGEEEADPEPDPEDESDADFDGDAEEEDDDEDFEIDKPRHRPRRPPRPPPRPRGRGRKKAKSDDDDDADSEEEDDEDFEIDAPRPRRPARARGRGRKRRRKQESEEEESDADFEEELEEIETPRPRARRRARKAKPRDDDDDSDADFDEEEEDEDFEIETPRPRRAPTARSRGRTTVQEEESDAEFDGEDEGFEIETPRPRRAPTARSRGRSRKQEQESDEEFDGEEDGLGNEEVEVEAPWPKRPATVRFRRRREEQEIEPDADFNGEEEEVENEELEVETPQPAMDPSWGRSGEQEDESDADFDGQEEELENDKLEIQMPLSANFRSGGRNVKEEDELDADFNVAEEEVEDQEEDEELEIETPESVKYRSGGRNVKEEDELDADFNVAEEEVEDQEEDDELEIETPESVKYRSGGRNVKEEDELDADFNVADEEVEDQEEDEELEIETPESVKYRSDGRNLKQEDEFVDADFNGVEEEVEDQEEDEELETEMLQPRNLPEARGKGRKVKPTGSSRQRHEDDDDYEEEIEDEDEDFDPEVDEDEEDEEEDVEEEDDDLGDYAPTRATKVRPRNHLAKRKPAAGRQHRKRKSGSRVSKGKTRNGTSARRRRSKRRVADDYEDDEEEEDDDDFVVKDDVEEEVNYRPRKKAKVGRKTREGTAEPVAVGEAWPSVESDTSEFEFVTSDEDHAEKETPVAEPARIKRKKGRRKRGSESDSSSDSDYVISEEELKDLGVPRPQETMPQLPSPPARRTIAPRRVDEKGKEPEEALKQICGICLSEEQRATIQGVLNCCSHYFCFACILEWSKVESRCPLCKRRFNTITKSSVADLGLGLRNAPVRVEKRDQVYQPTEDEMRRWLDPYENVVCIECNQGGDDNLMLLCDICDSSAHTFCVGLGREVPEGNWYCGGCRSSVEGPSHAQTQDRVVHRGDSNMNTADSSSGSLGRSTPSGVFQRPPPINVQPSLQGFDLNLSPIETPEEDKRAESHLSAEPVSTPTGRHATLDRRRALNRRIRILLFRPRTATNAWQNSIQHDRSAPGTEQNQRITCTSTDVSPSCSRADFMQSQQSSSHFVQSASNLNQCTDEGGSNFREVANAKDQLIPIVKKSIKHICARSPLDQSSFTNVARRATHTILALSGIAHNKDRVVSTPFPFPSHCCHACDGREPAFLMRTICSSCFNSFVGDVVSHIANMFS, from the exons ATGGTCGCCGGCGGGAGGGCGGTCCTGCGGCGGGCGAAgatgggcggcgacgacgacgacgagtacgttgtggacgaggaggacgaggtAGAGGATGATGTTGAGTACGCGGCCGCTGCGTGCTCCGACGAGGAcgccggggaggaggaggccgacccggAGCCGGACCCCGAGGACGAATCTGACGCCGACTTCGACGGGGacgcggaggaggaggacgacgacgaggatttcGAGATCGACAAGCCGCGGCACCGGCCCAGGCGCCCTCCCAGGCCTCCCCCCAGGCCTCGCGGGCGGGGCAGGAAGAAGGCCAagtcggacgacgacgacgacgcggattccgaggaggaggacgacgaagacTTCGAGATCGACGCGCCGCGGCCCAGGCGCCCGGCCAGGGCTCGCGGCCGGGGCCGGAAGCGGAGGCGGAAGCaggagtcggaggaggaggaatCCGATGCGGATttcgaggaggagttggaggagatcGAGACGCCGCGGCCCAGGGCTCGCCGCCGGGCCAGGAAGGCCAAGccgcgcgacgacgacgacgattcTGATGCGGAtttcgacgaggaggaggaggacgaggatttCGAGATCGAGACGCCGCGGCCGAGGCGCGCGCCCACGGCTCGCTCCCGGGGCAGGACGACGGTGCAGGAAGAGGAGTCTGACGCGGAGTTCGATGGGGAGGACGAGGGCTTCGAGATCGAGACGCCGAGGCCGAGGCGTGCACCCACGGCTCGCTCCCGGGGTAGGTCGAGGAAGCAGGAACAAGAGTCTGACGAGGAGTTCGACGGAGAGGAGGATGGATTGGGCAACGAGGAGGTGGAGGTCGAGGCGCCATGGCCGAAACGCCCAGCCACGGTTCGGTTCCGGCGCAGAAGGGAGGAGCAAGAGATCGAGCCTGATGCAGATTTCAAtggggaggaggaagaagtggagaaTGAGGAGTTGGAGGTCGAGACCCCACAACCAGCCATGGACCCTTCCTGGGGTAGGAGTGGGGAGCAAGAGGATGAGTCTGATGCCGATTTCGACGGGCAGGAGGAGGAACTGGAGAATGACAAGTTGGAGATCCAGATGCCACTGTCAGCCAACTTTCGCTCCGGTGGCAGGAATGTGAAGGAGGAGGATGAGCTTGATGCAGATTTCAATGTAGCTGAGGAGGAAGTTGAGGAtcaggaagaggatgaagagctgGAGATCGAGACGCCAGAGTCAGTCAAGTATCGCTCCGGTGGCAGGAATGTGAAGGAGGAGGATGAGCTTGATGCAGATTTCAATGTGGCTGAGGAGGAAGTTGAGGATCAGGAAGAGGATGACGAGCTGGAGATCGAGACGCCAGAGTCAGTCAAGTATCGCTCTGGTGGTAGGAATGTGAAGGAGGAGGATGAGCTTGATGCAGATTTCAATGTGGCTGATGAGGAAGTTGAGGAtcaggaagaggatgaagagctgGAGATCGAGACGCCAGAGTCAGTCAAGTATCGCTCCGATGGCAGGAATCTGAAGCAGGAGGACGAGTTTGTTGATGCAGATTTCAATGGGGTGGAGGAGGAAGTTGAGGATCAGGAAGAGGATGAGGAGTTGGAGACCGAGATGCTACAGCCGAGGAACCTGCCCGAGGCCCGTGGCAAGGGCAGGAAGGTGAAGCCAACGGGCTCTAGCCGGCAGAGGCACGAGGATGATGATGATTACGAGGAAGAGATCGAGGATGAGGATGAAGACTTTGATCCGGAGGTGGAcgaagatgaggaggatgaggaggaagatgttgaagaagaagatgatgatttggGGGATTATGCCCCAACTCGTGCCACAAAGGTTAGACCTAGGAACCACTTGGCCAAGCGGAAGCCAGCAGCTGGGCGCCAACACCGTAAGAGGAAGAGTGGTTCCAGGGTTTCCAAGGGAAAGACAAGGAATGGCACGTCAGCACGTCGGCGTAGGAGCAAGCGGCGGGTGGCTGACGACTATGAagacgatgaggaggaagaggatgatgatgattttgttgtcAAGGACGACGTGGAGGAAGAGGTCAATTACCGGCCAAGGAAGAAGGCCAAGGTTGGGAGGAAGACAAGGGAAGGCACTGCAGAGCCAGTTGCTGTGGGAGAAGCATGGCCATCAGTCGAATCTGACACATCAGAATTTGAGTTTGTGACATCTGACGAGGATCATGCTGAGAAGGAAACACCAGTAGCTGAGCCTGCGAGGATCAAGAGAAAGAAGGGTAGGAGGAAGAGGGGTTCTGAATCAGACTCGTCTTCAGACTCTGATTATGTCATATCAGAGGAGGAACTTAAGGATTTGGGGGTGCCTAGGCCCCAAGAGACCATGCCACAGCTGCCTTCGCCCCCAGCACGAAGGACCATTGCTCCTAGGAGGGTAGACGAGAAGGGAAAAGAGCCAGAGGAGGCTTTGAAACAGATATGTGGTATCTGCCTCTCAGAGGAGCAGAGAGCTACAATACAGGGTGTGCTTAATTGCTGCTCACACTACTTCTGCTTCGCGTGCATCCTGGAGTGGTCAAAGGTGGAGTCGAGGTGTCCACTGTGTAAACGGCGTTTCAACACAATTACCAAGTCATCAGTGGCAGATCTAGGATTGGGGTTGAGGAATGCTCCCGTTAGGGTAGAAAAGCGCGATCAG GTATACCAGCCCACTGAAGATGAAATGAGGCGTTGGTTAGACCCATACGAAAATGTTGTATGTATAGAGTGCAATCAAGGTGGTGATGACAATCTCATGTTGCTATGTGATATATGTGATTCCTCTGCACATACTTTCTGTGTTGGTCTGGGAAGAGAAGTACCCGAAGGGAACTGGTACTGTGGTGGGTGTAGATCCAGTGTGGAAGGGCCTTCTCATGCACAAACACAGGATAGGGTGGTTCACCGTGGAGATAGTAACATGAACACCGCCGATAGCAGTTCTGGTTCGTTGGGCAGATCTACACCAAGTGGAGTGTTCCAGAGACCACCACCAATAAACGTTCAGCCTTCTTTGCAAGGATTTGATCTGAATCTCTCTCCAATAGAAACCCCTGAGGAAGATAAGCGAGCCGAGTCACATCTCTCAGCTGAACCTGTATCAACTCCTACTGGGAGGCATGCAACTCTTGATAGGAGGCGTGCCTTGAACCGACGCATTCGTATTCTTCTATTTAGACCTAGGACTGCAACTAATGCTTGGCAGAATAGCATTCAGCATGACAGAAGCGCACCAGGAACAGAACAAAATCAACGGATCACCTGCACCTCTACAGATGTGAGCCCATCATGTTCCAGGGCTGATTTTATGCAGAGCCAGCAGAGTAGCTCACATTTTGTACAGTCTGCAAGTAATCTTAATCAATGCACTGATGAGGGTGGAAGCAATTTCCGAGAAGTAGCAAATGCCAAGGACCAGCTgattcctattgtcaagaagagcATCAAGCACATTTGTGCCCGGTCTCCATTGG ATCAATCTTCTTTCACGAATGTAGCACGGCGAGCGACACACACTATCTTAGCGTTGTCTGGGATTGCACACAACAAGGATAGGGTTGTTTCTACACCTTTTCCTTTTCCTAGCCATTGTTGCCACGCCTGTGATGGCCGAGAGCCAGCGTTTCTCATGAGAACCATCTGCTCGTCATGCTTCAACTCATTCGTTGGTGATGTCGTCAGTCACATCGCTAATATGTTTTCTTGA
- the LOC123048632 gene encoding uncharacterized protein, whose amino-acid sequence MAPTYRPYAAEYGAVERKVPGARWVASAAAASSVAWFVGDQAEMKRRGRVASYKAYAVEGKVKASLRRGLRWIKAKCSHIVHR is encoded by the coding sequence ATGGCGCCGACGTACCGGCCTTACGCGGCGGAGTACGGGGCGGTGGAGCGGAAGGTGCCGGGGGCGCGGtgggtggcgtcggcggcggcggcgtcgtcggtgGCGTGGTTCGTGGGGGACCAGGCGGAGATGAAGCGGCGGGGGAGGGTGGCCAGCTACAAGGCCTACGCCGTGGAGGGCAAGGTGAAGGCGTCCCTCCGCCGGGGCCTCCGCTGGATCAAGGCCAAGTGCTCCCACATCGTCCACCGCTAG